The Vibrio sp. SNU_ST1 genome has a segment encoding these proteins:
- a CDS encoding siderophore-interacting protein → MSDQPVRLHPMLLDFVRKEKISKHLLRVTVTGDSLKGFPEDQNGTHIKVFFPNRESGILQLPYREGETVIWPEHKPVPRAYTVRKYRADVNELDIDFVIHGTDSPGGGWAIKAEQGFQIGLVGPAGPEPLIEPADWHIIAGDLTAVPAISAILENLPSDTQGYVFIEIEDAADKHDIKHPQGLVLKWLMRDEKSDQYLLSKAISGLIAPNGSHSLSAFIAGENESVIACRKALKQEYKLSRKDMYAIPYWKRGKDEEAYHDERHEVMDEEY, encoded by the coding sequence ATGAGCGATCAACCAGTGCGTTTACATCCGATGTTGTTGGACTTTGTTCGTAAGGAGAAGATCTCAAAGCATCTACTGCGAGTGACTGTTACGGGCGACTCTTTAAAAGGGTTCCCTGAAGATCAAAATGGTACACACATAAAAGTGTTTTTCCCCAATAGGGAGAGTGGGATATTGCAGTTACCTTATCGAGAAGGTGAAACTGTAATTTGGCCTGAGCATAAACCTGTGCCTCGAGCCTATACCGTCAGAAAGTATCGAGCCGATGTGAATGAGCTTGATATCGATTTCGTGATCCACGGAACCGATTCTCCCGGCGGTGGGTGGGCGATTAAAGCAGAACAAGGTTTCCAAATTGGCCTTGTAGGTCCTGCTGGGCCTGAGCCATTAATTGAACCCGCAGATTGGCATATTATTGCGGGAGACCTAACAGCAGTACCAGCCATTAGTGCTATTTTGGAGAACCTTCCCTCCGACACTCAAGGCTATGTATTTATCGAGATAGAGGATGCTGCAGATAAACATGATATTAAGCATCCGCAAGGTCTGGTTTTGAAGTGGCTAATGAGAGACGAAAAGAGTGATCAATATCTATTGAGCAAAGCCATTTCCGGCTTAATTGCACCTAATGGATCTCACTCGCTTTCGGCTTTCATTGCGGGTGAAAATGAAAGCGTGATTGCGTGTCGTAAAGCGCTTAAACAAGAGTACAAGCTGTCTAGAAAAGATATGTATGCGATTCCCTACTGGAAACGAGGTAAGGATGAAGAAGCATACCATGATGAACGCCATGAAGTTATGGATGAAGAGTACTAG
- a CDS encoding (2,3-dihydroxybenzoyl)adenylate synthase, which yields MSNEHMDYTDWPTPQASLYRELGYWQDRTLFDHFQHSVERCGNNMALICGERQFSYLQAAERVSQMASGFQSLGLMKGDNVVLQMTNVAEFYFCYFALLQKGIRPVLALPAHRFSEVSYFCQHAKAKAYIVDGKHTGFNYQALAKQVLDESNELEHIIVRCDATDLADPRFTSLDDFTGQPDDKQEAEASELAFFQLSGGTTGTPKLIPRTHNDYAYSVIGSNTICKFTENTRYLCALPVAHNFPLSSPGALGVFFAGGTVVLTHDPTPKSAFKLIEEHKITVSGLVPPLALLWMEQAQSTTHDLSSLKLVQVGGAKFSQTAATDLPNKLGCQLQQVFGMAEGLVNYTRLDDPMEVIASTQGRPISQHDRIKIVNEEGESVSCGEEGFLLTQGPYTIRGYYQAKEHNRLSFDQQGFYHTGDIVKQTKDGNIIVTGRDKDQINRGGEKIAAEEVENHLIRHDGVHDAALIAIPDDYLGERSCAVIVKVEGADINPFKLKYFLRDCGLADYKIPDLIKFVDSLPKTPVGKVNKKRLREAYA from the coding sequence ATGTCGAATGAACATATGGATTATACAGATTGGCCAACACCCCAAGCTTCTTTGTATAGAGAGCTAGGTTATTGGCAAGACAGAACTCTTTTCGATCATTTTCAGCACTCAGTTGAGCGGTGTGGTAACAACATGGCTCTTATCTGTGGTGAGCGTCAATTTAGCTATTTACAAGCCGCAGAGAGAGTGTCTCAAATGGCTTCAGGTTTTCAGTCTTTAGGGTTAATGAAGGGCGACAATGTCGTATTACAAATGACAAACGTAGCCGAATTCTATTTCTGCTATTTTGCCTTGTTACAGAAAGGTATTCGACCCGTTTTAGCTCTTCCCGCTCATCGCTTCTCGGAAGTATCTTATTTTTGCCAACACGCCAAAGCCAAAGCTTACATTGTAGATGGGAAACATACTGGCTTTAATTACCAAGCCTTAGCTAAGCAAGTGTTAGATGAAAGTAATGAATTAGAACATATCATCGTTCGCTGTGATGCTACGGACTTGGCAGATCCAAGGTTCACATCGCTTGATGATTTCACGGGGCAACCCGACGATAAACAAGAAGCAGAAGCATCTGAACTGGCATTTTTCCAATTGTCAGGTGGAACAACCGGTACGCCAAAACTGATACCTCGAACCCACAATGACTATGCTTATAGCGTGATTGGCAGTAACACTATCTGTAAGTTTACTGAAAACACTCGCTACTTATGTGCGCTGCCGGTTGCACATAATTTCCCATTAAGTTCACCGGGAGCTTTAGGGGTCTTTTTCGCTGGAGGTACGGTTGTTCTTACGCATGACCCTACCCCAAAATCAGCGTTTAAACTAATTGAAGAGCATAAAATTACCGTATCGGGCTTAGTTCCCCCACTAGCACTGCTGTGGATGGAGCAGGCTCAATCCACTACTCATGATCTTTCAAGCTTAAAATTAGTTCAAGTCGGTGGCGCTAAGTTTAGCCAAACGGCGGCTACAGACCTACCAAACAAGTTAGGTTGTCAGCTTCAACAAGTCTTTGGTATGGCTGAAGGGCTAGTGAACTACACTAGATTGGATGATCCTATGGAAGTTATTGCCTCTACCCAAGGGCGCCCTATTTCACAACATGATCGGATTAAAATCGTGAATGAAGAGGGGGAGTCAGTATCCTGCGGAGAGGAAGGTTTTCTTCTCACTCAAGGTCCTTACACCATTCGCGGCTATTATCAAGCAAAAGAACACAACCGTCTTTCATTCGACCAACAAGGGTTTTATCACACTGGTGACATAGTTAAACAGACTAAGGACGGTAATATCATTGTAACAGGGCGAGATAAAGACCAGATTAACCGAGGGGGGGAAAAGATTGCAGCAGAAGAGGTCGAAAACCACCTAATTCGACACGATGGGGTTCATGATGCCGCTCTCATTGCGATACCTGACGACTACTTAGGAGAACGAAGTTGCGCTGTAATCGTTAAAGTCGAAGGGGCAGACATAAATCCCTTCAAACTAAAATATTTCCTACGTGATTGTGGCTTAGCTGATTACAAAATCCCAGATTTAATCAAATTTGTCGATTCATTGCCCAAGACACCTGTCGGCAAAGTGAATAAGAAACGCCTCCGAGAGGCGTATGCTTAA